One genomic region from Phragmites australis chromosome 1, lpPhrAust1.1, whole genome shotgun sequence encodes:
- the LOC133930697 gene encoding LEAF RUST 10 DISEASE-RESISTANCE LOCUS RECEPTOR-LIKE PROTEIN KINASE-like 2.1, giving the protein MNHNPIETCQCVIIYRKSWHSSNTYSSSCGHPAFQILCSDDGSVAALRSSAIHVLGIDYANNSFIVSHTRVSAVNGVCRTDFNMSSSIALSPFTISRRNRALCFLYNCNGTEPHGRGYVNVTSNCSTPIFAYLGGSYYWDSPPPIATGRCSYTYMPVLRAEAAVMTAASYTRLLKDGFVLEWETDTIGNCAACIATGGECRYDNDAVAFACLCPDGRLRARAGSTCAGESICIMRRGVHAQLRR; this is encoded by the coding sequence ATGAACCATAACCCAATTGAAACTTGCCAATGCGTCATCATCTACCGAAAATCATGGCACAGCAGTAATACGTACTCATCATCCTGTGGTCACCCGGCCTTCCAGATCTTGTGTAGCGACGACGGCAGCGTGGCTGCCTTGAGGAGCTCCGCCATCCACGTCCTCGGCATCGACTACGCCAACAACTCCTTCATCGTCTCCCACACCAGGGTCTCCGCCGTCAACGGCGTGTGCCGCACCGACTTCAACATGTCGTCCAGCATCGCGCTCAGCCCGTTCACGATTAGCCGCCGGAACCGGGCCCTGTGCTTCCTCTACAACTGCAACGGCACGGAACCGCACGGGCGCGGTTACGTGAACGTCACCTCCAACTGCAGTACTCCCATTTTCGCGTACCTCGGGGGGAGCTACTACTGGGACAGCCCACCGCCGATCGCGACGGGCCGGTGCTCGTACACGTACATGCCTGTGCTCAgggcggaggcggcggtcaTGACGGCGGCCAGCTACACCCGGCTCCTGAAGGACGGGTTCGTCCTGGAGTGGGAGACGGATACCATCGGCAACTGCGCCGCCTGCATCGCGACCGGCGGGGAGTGCCGGTACGACAACGACGCCGTGGCATTCGCGTGCCTCTGCCCCGACGGTAGGCTGCGAGCGCGAGCGGGGTCGACATGCGCCGGTGAGTCCATTTGCATCATGCGGCGTGGCGTTCATGCCCAATTGAGGCGGTGA